From Triticum urartu cultivar G1812 chromosome 2, Tu2.1, whole genome shotgun sequence, a single genomic window includes:
- the LOC125536697 gene encoding vesicle-associated protein 4-2-like, whose translation MAISGDDRYAPAADSGGGKLWNLCRMPFRQASGAPAPASSSSSSGIHHSAGRYGHEAPVAGDGGAPAAPAGISTVAKSLLPARRRLRLDPSNKLYFPYEPGKQVKSAIRIKNTSKSHVAFKFQTTAPKSCFMRPPGAILAPGETIIATVFKFVEHPENNENVLQKCKVKFKILSLKVKGPMEYAPELFDEQKDQAVVEKILRVVFLDVQNPGPQLEKLNTQLAEAEAALEARKKPPEENGPKIVGEGLVIDEWKERRERYLAQQQVEAVDSV comes from the exons ATGGCGATCTCCGGCGACGACAGGTACGCCCCCGCCGCCGACTCCGGCGGCGGGAAGCTCTGGAACCTCTGCCGCATGCCCTTCAGGCAGGCCAGCGGCGCGCCGGCGCCagcgtcgtcctcctcctcgtccgggATCCACCACTCGGCCGGCCGCTACGGCCATGAGGCGCCCGTCGCCGGAGACGGCGGCGCCCCTGCCGCGCCGGCCGGGATCTCGACGGTCGCCAAATCTCTGCTGCCGGCGCGGCGCCGCCTCCGGCTCGATCCGTCCAACAAGCTCTACTTCCCAT ATGAACCAGGCAAGCAGGTCAAGAGTGCAATTAGGATAAAGAATACAAGCAAGTCACATGTAGCATTCAAG TTTCAAACAACTGCACCCAAGAGTTGCTTTATGCGTCCTCCTGGAGCCATACTTGCCCCTGGCGAGACTATCATAGCGACTG TTTTCAAGTTTGTCGAGCACCCAGAGAATAATGAGAATGTTCTGCAGAAGTGCAAGGTCAAGTTCAAGATTTTGAGCTTGAAGGTCAAAGGACCCATGGAATATGCACCAGAATTG TTCGACGAGCAGAAAGATCAGGCAGTGGTTGAGAAGATACTGAGGGTTGTTTTCTTGGATGTTCAAAACCCAGGCCCT CAACTGGAAAAGCTGAACACTCAGTTAGCCGAGGCAGAAGCTGCACTTGAGGCGCGGAAGAAACCTCCAGAAGAGAATGGTCCTAAAATTGTTGGTGAAGGGCTTGTCATTGATGAATGG AAAGAGAGGAGGGAAAGATACCTCGCACAACAACAGGTTGAAGCGGTCGACTCGGTGTAA